A genomic region of Gemmata massiliana contains the following coding sequences:
- a CDS encoding patatin-like phospholipase family protein, with product MTPTPFQVLSIDGGGFLGMATAKFIEQSERHFEAEYQTRVKRGEAPALPPGAPGPWRFSEAFDLFCGTSTGVILALGLAAGRSGAQLADLYTRLGQRVFARPRWELGGGYLIHARYSNRVLARFLAQEFAEPGGEPMVLDDVWDGRESNGRGPKGRGKAVLVTAFNLTAGRPRVFKTDHAPELTLDGDLRLADLALASSAAPFYFPAVPVHNPRTEGAELFCDGGVVANHPALLGFTEAVSVLRRPPECVRILSLTTPGEGFGEGTATLNRGDRGLARWGAKLPPMFIESGTAIADQVLRRLIAALPEGQRPLYHRVPMVQGAVRNGRRKPPGRRGSPPRGHRRGEPSELPPDGWGRHLVAAVDGSPNGAEPFFTRLELVAVAFVGRRATELVVWRERTLRQFEGGDEFAGCWQRAVLVVLVALLLEERGRGRARRLARRQPCC from the coding sequence ATGACACCCACTCCGTTCCAGGTGCTGAGCATCGACGGCGGCGGGTTCCTCGGGATGGCGACGGCCAAGTTTATCGAGCAGAGCGAACGCCACTTCGAAGCGGAGTACCAAACTCGAGTGAAGCGGGGTGAGGCTCCCGCACTCCCGCCCGGGGCGCCGGGGCCCTGGCGCTTCTCGGAGGCATTCGATCTGTTCTGTGGGACCAGCACCGGGGTCATCCTAGCCCTCGGGCTGGCGGCCGGACGCTCGGGAGCCCAACTCGCGGACCTGTATACGCGGCTCGGGCAGCGCGTGTTCGCCCGCCCCCGGTGGGAGCTCGGCGGCGGCTACCTGATACACGCGCGATACAGCAACCGTGTGCTGGCGAGGTTTCTCGCTCAAGAGTTCGCCGAACCGGGCGGCGAGCCGATGGTCCTTGATGACGTGTGGGACGGGCGCGAGTCGAACGGGCGGGGGCCGAAGGGGCGCGGGAAGGCGGTTCTCGTTACAGCCTTCAACCTGACGGCGGGTCGGCCGCGGGTGTTCAAAACGGACCACGCGCCGGAGTTGACCCTCGATGGCGACCTGCGCCTCGCTGACCTCGCGCTCGCCAGCAGCGCGGCCCCGTTCTACTTCCCAGCCGTTCCAGTGCACAACCCACGGACCGAGGGGGCGGAACTGTTCTGCGACGGTGGGGTGGTCGCCAATCACCCCGCGCTCCTCGGGTTCACCGAAGCCGTTTCCGTACTCCGACGGCCACCGGAGTGTGTTCGGATCCTGTCGCTGACCACGCCGGGAGAAGGCTTCGGCGAGGGGACAGCGACTCTCAACCGCGGCGACCGCGGGCTGGCCCGATGGGGGGCCAAACTGCCGCCCATGTTCATCGAGTCCGGGACCGCGATTGCGGACCAAGTGCTGCGCCGGCTAATCGCCGCGCTCCCGGAGGGGCAGCGCCCCCTGTACCATCGGGTGCCGATGGTACAGGGGGCGGTTCGCAATGGACGACGCAAGCCTCCGGGCCGCAGAGGCTCACCGCCAAGAGGGCACCGACGTGGCGAACCAAGCGAACTTCCGCCAGATGGTTGGGGACGTCATCTCGTAGCCGCTGTAGACGGCTCGCCGAACGGAGCGGAGCCCTTCTTCACTAGGCTTGAACTAGTCGCAGTCGCCTTCGTAGGTAGGCGAGCCACCGAGCTGGTTGTGTGGCGCGAACGCACTCTTCGGCAGTTTGAGGGCGGCGATGAGTTCGCCGGTTGCTGGCAGCGCG